A window of the Cutaneotrichosporon cavernicola HIS019 DNA, chromosome: 6 genome harbors these coding sequences:
- a CDS encoding uncharacterized protein (RhoGEF domain), with protein MPDIEGPYPAAPPLPIRSNRVLYNFDRGLAQQAGPSKSRLPLATSPPAAVPHHIHSTFSLDHTPRADSMYTPPSDSRIRSPKIDRSRRPHSAYPPTDEPVYHVQRKYTDPTPHSGAYPGSEQPPSPMPSGSNPQLDVDLDVYAQDYNELDDDMRQLGDDMREPTLSFATTSTVDSTTSSPSIGEAYTYDSERVVDGKPEHEPRIRMRTGRQHAYSSAESSMVSGAFSYHAYSEYSQQPPVPPLPADISMGLNRNGYRVSPNDTNSTASYHAASPVSSYAQHQPWRSPVMARDRSLSVSTTDDTEGSSGSGEERLSSAFEHSFSYLSGSLPARPPWADNSEVLAEPNALAMVDDGRSAILNQERLEAMGGIRVLSAMSDNELLRLPRFTHLLLAGVGPGILDALPALLDVLSTTLVVLDISNNDLSTLPTALRHCTSLEELNVSHNPLLQLPPLLGECTSMRMLVADGCLLSNLPVELAQTRSLHTLCVRGNRLVTLPPWLCLLAHLDTLRIDNNPFATQWQPIVAPILASTLRTHSRSSSAASNHARPGTTQSIYRPTTPGLNSGMSSLNASQSSVGGPSSSADSLGLGLQNGRGQPVQQSIRTFSRGAKQDSPMRAPNRSISNPSPQSEILSDRTPVPSNRRVFSAAHYTDDSEPEGNEKNSKWGFLRKVSLSRLRTEKERSAQLNASAAANVSSMPAGPVISAPTLVGGPPKRPPLNANSWSTTMIPGRQRGASQGSVDLAHTVSTMSVPKMPTQLAVNAYGMSTGVRSKRRSFLPIDPSPPSLNVSIPSMSPFMAPQAALADHEQPHATGDDAVETLGEDDGLSMGHHTTSTHHSYARSVDNMSINENDGRYSRGLESIKSYLRDLYDLSLPPGEPYGAFEVIQSQASTVSSETLSPIGDNAKLRDSVAESTMTTSARHLTISSAIPSRSVSMVSVGSERHSAYSSTGGLDPEIQKRYKDDPSKRTRVLREIYETEKTYVRGLDELVQIYVRPASLSAGNSKGETVIPMAERKVVFGGVESILIFHRDNFLPAIERAIKPLLLDGDDPTGAVSALAAHKVGEEFRNYIAYMKQYSTYINNFDNALSRMKTWLLPSNGSTTPSPAKGTGAIGVAAVGASLVGSAVLPVGESVPHTGSNLAPAQRKRVKTFLKRAKENPKHSQINLESYLLLPVQRIPRYKLLLSDLALCTPPRESIGPNDALDDAIHEITTLASLMNEEKREAESRLRLLAWQQRITSRGPSPLVQPHRKLILDGALSLIRVVKKASAYAEVDGPPQLSTVDGDSTITGNKTVVPVEFIKPEPMEKPIMLILCSDMLVLVQPRGEGWEGSVDLFSVLRMATVREPASVSASNDRVLRVVDNRSIYYFNGGTHATTLQWCRAINGQNSR; from the exons ATGCCCGACATTGAAGGCCCCTACCCTGCAGCCCCCCCGCTGCCGATTCGTTCCAACAGGGTTCTCTACAACTTTGACCGTGGACTCGCTCAGCAAGCTGGACCGAGCAAGTCTCGCCTCCCTCTTGCCACATCTCCTCCCGCTGCTGTTCCACACCACATCCATTCCACTTTCTCTCTCGACCACACGCCGCGTGCAGACAGCATGTACACGCCCCCATCCGATTCGCGCATCCGCTCCCCCAAGATCGACAGGTCGCGTCGCCCACATAGTGCCTACCCTCCCACCGACGAGCCAGTCTACCATGTCCAACGCAAGTACACCGACCCAACTCCACACTCCGGCGCGTACCCTGGGTCGGAGCAGCCTCCTAGCCCGATGCCCTCGGGGTCCAACCCGCAGCTCGATGTCGATCTTGATGTCTACGCCCAGGATTACAACgaactcgacgacgacatgcgCCAGCTTGGTGACGACATGCGCGAGCCGACGTTGAGTTTCGCCACGACGTCGACTGTCGACTCGACCACGAGCTCACCATCTATTGGCGAGGCGTACACATATGACAGTGAACGGGTAGTGGATGGAAAACCAGAGCACGAGCCTCGCATCCGCATGAGGACGGGGCGCCAGCACGCGTATTCATCTGCAGAGTCCTCGATGGTCTCTGGCGCGTTCTCTTATCACGCTTACAGCGAATACAGCCAGCAACCACCAGtcccccctctcccagCCGACATCAGCATGGGGCTCAACCGCAACGGCTACCGTGTGTCTCCAAACGACACCAACTCTACAGCAAGCTATCACGCCGCGTCTCCCGTCTCGTCGTACGCACAGCACCAGCCATGGCGCTCGCCGGTCATGGCGAGGGATCGCAGCCTCTCCGTCTCGACCACGGACGACACTGAGGGTTCGTCAGGCTCGGGGGAAGAACGGCTGTCCTCTGCCTTTGAACACTCGTTCAGCTATCTTTCCGGATCACTGCCAGCGAGGCCACCATGGGCGGACAACAGCGAGGTCCTTGCCGAGCCGAACGCCCTTGCGATGGTCGATGACGGTCGGAGCGCGATCCTCAACCAAGAAAGGCTAGAGGCCATGGGTGGAATCCGCGTCCTGAGCGCAATGTCGGACAATGAGCTGTTACGACTCCCCCGTTTCACACACCTGCTTCTTGCTGGTGTGGGTCCcggcatcctcgacgcacTGCCTGCACTGCTGGACGTGCTCTCAACCACTCTTGTTGTGCTCGACATTTCGAACAACGACCTGTCGACTCTGCCCACAGCCCTCAGGCATTGCACTTCCctggaggagctcaacGTTTCGCACAACCCCTTGCTCCAACTGCCACCCTTATTAGGCGAGTGCACTAGCATGCGGATGCTTGTGGCCGATGGGTGTCTGctctccaacctcccaGTAGAGCTCGCACAAACGCGCTCGCTGCACACGCTGTGCGTGCGCGGCAACCGCCTCGTTACCCTGCCACCATGGTTGTGCCTCTTGGCCCACCTCGACACACTACGAATCGACAACAATCCCTTCGCGACTCAGTGGCAGCCGATTGTTGCGCCTATTCTGGCATCAACGCTTCGCACCCACTCGCGCTCATCGTCAGCCGCGTCCAACCACGCTCGTCCGGGAACAACCCAGTCGATCTACAGGCCCACGACGCCAGGGTTGAACTCGGGGATGAGCTCGCTCAACGCCTCCCAGTCGTCTGTTGGcggcccgtcgtcgtctgcggactcgctcggccttggcctccaGAACGGACGGGGGCAGCCGGTCCAGCAGTCTATCCGGACTTTCAGTCGCGGTGCCAAGCAGGACTCTCCGATGCGTGCCCCAAATCGCAGCATAAGCAACCCCAGTCCACAATCGGAGATCCTTTCCGACCGCACACCTGTGCCTTCGAACCGCCGCGTGTTTAGTGCCGCGCACTACACGGATGACTCGGAACCCGAGGGAAACGAGAAGAACAGCAAGTGGGGCTTCCTTCGCAAGGTGTCACTCTCGCGTCTGCGAACAGAAAAGGAGCGTTCTGCCCAGTTGAACGCTTCTGCCGCGGCCAACGTTTCGTCGATGCCCGCGGGTCCCGTCATCTCTGCTCCAACCCTCGTTGGTGGTCCCCCCAAGCGTCCGCCTCTCAACGCGAACAGCTGGTCGACCACCATGATCCCCGGGAGGCAACGTGGTGCGTCGCAGGGCAgtgtcgacctcgcccacACGGTATCGACTATGTCGGTCCCCAAGATGCCAACCCAGCTTGCCGTCAACGCATACGGAATGTCCACAGGCGTGCGTAGCAAGCGCCGCAGCTTCCTCCCCATCGACCCCAGCCCACCCTCCCTGAACGTTTCTATTCCTTCCATGTCTCCGTTCATGGCACCGCAGGCGGCTCTTGCGGACCATGAGCAGCCGCACGCCACTGGAGACGATGCTGTGGAGACGttgggcgaggacgacgggcTGTCGATGGGGCATCACACCACTTCGACGCACCACTCGTACGCCCGCTCGGTGGACAACATGTCCATCAACGAAAACGATGGACGTTACTCGCGTGGCTTGGAATCGATCAAGAGCTACCTCCGCGACCTCTACGACCTTTCCCTCCCACCGGGAGAACCGTACGGTGCATTCGAAGTCATCCAGTCGCAGGCATCGACCGTCAGCTCGGAGACGCTGTCTCCAATAGGCGACAACGCCAAACTCCGTGACTCTGTCGCCGAGTCGACAATGACGACGTCTGCCCGTCACCTCACGATTAGCAGCGCGATCCCGTCGCGCAGCGTCTCGATGGTCAGTGTTGGCAGCGAGCGCCACTCGGCATACTCGTCGACTGGCGGTCTCGACCCCGAGATTCAAAAGCGCTACAAGGACGACCCGTCAAAACGCACCCGCGTGCTGCGCGAGATCTACGAGACGGAGAAGACATACGTCCGTGgtcttgacgagctggttCAGATCTATGTTCGGCCAGCCAGCCTCTCGGCCGGCAACTCTAAGGGTGAGACCGTAATCCCTATGGCGGAGCGAAAAGTTGTCTTTGGTGGCGTTGAGTCGATCCTAATCTTCCACCGCGACAATTTCCTCCCGGCCATCGAGAGGGCCATCAAGCCTCTCCTCctggacggcgacgacccGACTGGCGCCGtgtcggccttggctgcgcacaaggtcggcgaggagtTCCGCAACTACATTGCCTACATGAAACAGTACTCGACGTACATCAACAACTTTGACAACGCACTGTCACGTATGAAGACGTGGTTGTTGCCGTCCAACGGCTCGACCACTCCTTCTCCCGCCAAGGGCACGGGCGCTATTGGCGTTGCGGCTGTCGGCGCAAGCCTGGTTGGCTCAGCAGTCCTCCCAGTGGGCGAGAGTGTGCCGCACACTGGGTCGAACCTCGCACCGGCGCAGCGCAAGCGTGTCAAGACGTTCCtcaagcgcgccaaggagaaCCCCAAGCACTCGCAGATCAACCTCGAGTCGTACTTGCTGCTTCCAGTGCAGCGTATTCCACGATACAAGCTCCTTTTAAGCGATCTTGCGCTGTGTACGCCTCCGCGCGAGAGTATCGGGCCGAAtgacgcgctcgatgaCGCGATCCACGAGATCACGACGCTGGCGTCGCTTATgaacgaggagaagcgcgaggccgagtctCGGCTACGTCTCTTAGCGTGGCAACAGCGCATTACGTCGCGTGGCCCGAGCCCACTTGTGCAGCCACACCGCAAGCTCATTCTTGATGGCGCGCTCTCGCTCATCCGCGTGGTCAAGAAGGCGAGCGCAtacgccgaggtcgacggccCGCCGCAGCTGAGCACTGTCGACGGCGACTCGACAATTACGGGCAACAAGACGGTTGTGCCGGTCGAGTTTATCAAGCCCGAGCCGATGGAGAAGCCTATCATGCTCATCCTCTGCTCTGACATGCTTGTGCTAGTGCAGCCGCGTGGtgaggggtgggagggcaGTGTCGATCTGTTCTCGGTGCTGCGTATGGCGACGGTGCGCGAGCCAGCCAGTGTGAGCGCCTCCAACGACCGCGTTCTGCGTGTCGTCGACAACAGG tcaATCTACTACTTCAATGGTGGGACGCACGCGACGACGCTCCAGTGGTGCAGGGCCATCAACGGACAGAACAGTCGCTAG
- a CDS encoding uncharacterized protein (intracellular protein transport) yields MDADLLARLNALKGASGGPPTPPVAVTTAASRAADEDSALEALAHALPSAPDDDDDLEAILASIGGDSLEVDYLEPGGLERDANALLNEARRHVDVSAGAGADGLSTEDEPSAETADKTADDSDDGEGNTAAGTLERALAEAALSDDETALSPAAARGAARAPDRAPGLPDSKPGPEPNTMAALVALAALGPLPDLREDDDPPDMKAKMDLLRGLKGPSNFPTVPRREPKKDEMGPPPRAPGQGWGIPGYDDGRDDDLDSWCSICNKDAELRCRGCEGDLYCRACWSEGHGTGPGQERGHKADKFVWRQ; encoded by the exons ATGGACGCCGACCTGCTCGCCCGCCTCAACGCACTCAAGGGCGCATCGGGCGGACCTCCAACACCTCCCGTGGCCGTGACGacggccgcctcgcgcgcggccgacgaAGATTCagccctcgaggcgctggctCACGCCCTCCCCTCTGCGCcagacgatgacgatgatCTCGAAGCAATCCTGGCCAGTATCGGGGGGGACAGTCTGGAAGTTGACTACCTCGAGCCGGGGGGATTGGAGCGTGATGCGAACGCGCTTCTGAACGAAGCGCGGCGACACGTAGACGTaagcgctggcgctggcgctgaCGGACTGTCCACGGAGGACGAACCATCCGCGGAAACAGCGGATAAGACTGCCGACGAtagcgacgacggcgagggcaaTACGGCCGCCGGCACACTTGAACGCGCACTCGCGGAGGCTGCACTGTCCGACGACGAAACCGCTCTCAGTCCGGCCGCTGCTCGTGGCGCCGCACGGGCTCCAGACCGTGCACCGGGGCTCCCAGATTCGAAACCTGGTCCTGAACCCAATACCATGGCAGCGTTGGTGGCGTTGGCAGCCCTCGGCCCTCTCCCGGACCTCAGGGAAGATGACGATCCACCAGACATGAAGGCGAAGATGGACCTGTTACGTGGATTGAAGGGCCCGTCCAACTTCCCAACTGTTCCAAGGAGAGAACCGAAGAAAGACGAGATGGGACCGCCGCCACGCGCACCAGGACAAGGATGGGGTATTCCGGGGTACGACGAtgggcgcgacgacgacctggaTAGTTGGTGCA GTATATGTAacaaggacgccgagctgcgctGCCGCGGATGCGAGGGCGACCTGTATTGCCGCGCGTGTTGGTCGGAGGGTCACGGTACCGGCCCGGGACAGGAGCGTGGACACAAGGCCGACAAGTTTGTGTGGCGCCAGTAG
- the YAT1 gene encoding uncharacterized protein (Belongs to the carnitine choline acetyltransferase family) codes for MATKTAVPPAPAGTLAPTAPDAPNGIMSHYPAVLPKLPLPSIADSCRRYLEALEGLQDEDEHIKTKAIVGDFLASGEGNKWQKKLEEYSEGVDSYIEEFWYESYLSHSESVVLSLNPFFVLSSDVTPRNDPQLSRASSLILSSLYFIHDLRNGFLKPDAIRGNQLDMSQYERLFATSRAPTELGCRMETYSESRHIVVLRRGQFYWFDVLDNKNRPLLSDREILTNLQGIVSDADKFPVTETSQNAVGILTTENRKIWSKLRHELRGSNRHNAKCLSIVESALFVVCLDDSAPADVGELCSNFLCGSYRLENGVQVGTCTNRWYDKLQIIVCADGEAGVNFEHTGVDGHTVLRYAADIYTELVLLFAKSINPSTPSLFKARPSPFAKGSKTPRDADDNVDWEYDTSPKKLDWRLTRELKLGVRFAETRISDLICQNDSKALEFRGYGANFIKRHGFSPDAFVQMAFQAAYYSLYGRVESTYEPAMTKSFLHGRTEAIRTVSVPSVHFVQTFCSETATPGEKIEALRAACKHHTDQTRDASAGKGQDRHLYAMYSLIQREVRHAEAAGQTPPPIPAIFTDQAYSDLGSSTLSTSNCGNPALRLFGFGPVTPEGYGIGYIIKDEGISVCMSSKHLQTRRLLKTLQRYFMEVRSLLIQLWREANERPEAFIDHSGVMRDARTGRRLSDHEMDGVDDGVLDEEELFGGFGYFDVGTPTIRDQTRKRRATIGKMIPVQEY; via the exons ATGGCGACCAAGACCGCCGTCCCCCCAGCTCCAGCGGGGACGCTCGCTCCCACAGCACCTGACGCACCCAACGGTATCATGAGCCACTACCCTGCCGTCCTCCCCAAgctcccccttccctctaTCGCAGACAGCTGCAGGCGTTACCTCGAAGCCCTCGAGGGCCtccaggacgaggacgagcacaTCAAGACCAAGGCCATCGTCGGTGACTTCCTCGCAAGCGGCGAAGGTAACAAGTGGCAGAAGAAGCTTGAGGAATACAGCGAGGGCGTTGACAGCTACATTGAGGAGTTCTGGT ATGAGAGTTACCTCTCTCACTCGGAGTCAGTCGTACTCTCCCTCAACCCATTCTTTGTTCTCTCATCCGATGTCACCCCACGCAACGACCCTCAACTGTCACGTGCATCATCCCTCATTCTGTCTTCTCTTTACTTTATCCACGACCTGAGAAATGGCTTCCTTAAGCCTGACGCCATCCGTGGCAACCAGCTCGACATGAGTCAGTATGAGAGGTTGTTCGCCACATCTCGTGCGCCAACCGAGCTCGGCTGCCGTATGGAGACGTACAGCGAATCGCGCCACATTGTTGTgctccgccgcggccagTTTT ACTGGTTTGACGTGCTCGACAACAAGAACCGCCCTCTGCTGTCGGACCGCGAGATCCTGACCAACCTCCAAGGCATTGtcagcgacgccgacaagTTCCCAGTGACCGAAACCAGCCAGAACGCCGTCGGTATCCTCACCACTGAGAACCGCAAGATCTGGTCCAAGCTTCGCCATGAGCTGCGTGGCTCGAACCGCCACAACGCAAAGTGTCTGTCGATTGTCGAGTCGGCACTCTTTGTTGTGtgcctcgacgacagcgcGCCCGCAGACGTCGGAGAGCTGTGCTCCAACTTCCTTTGTGGCAGCTACCGCCTCGAAAACGGTGTCCAGGTCGGGACGTGCACGAACCGGTGGTACGACAAGCTTCAGATTATCGTGTGTGCGGACGGAGAGGCGGGTGTCAACTTTGAGCACACGGGTGTCGACGGCCACACGGTCCTGCGGTACGCTGCGGACATCTacaccgagctcgtgcTGTTGTTTGCAAAGTCAATCAAcccgtcgacgccgtcgctgtTCAAGGCCAGGCCGTCACCGTTCGCCAAGGGCTCCAAGACGCCTCGCGATGccgacgacaatgtcgaTTGGGAATACGACACGAGCCCCAAAAAGCTCGACTGGCGCCTCACTcgcgagctcaagctcggtGTTCGTTTCGCCGAGACTCGTATCTCGGACCTCATCTGCCAAAACGACTCAAAGGCTCTCGAGTTCCGCGGTTACGGTGCCAACTTTATCAAGCGCCACGGCTTTTCGCCCGACGCCTTTGTGCAGATGGCCTTCCAGGCCGCATACTACTCGCTCTACGGCCGCGTTGAGAGCACGTACGAGCCCGCCATGACCAAGAGCTTCCTGCACGGACGTACCGAGGCCATCCGTACTGTCTCGGTCCCGTCGGTTCACTTTGTCCAGACGTTCTGCTCCGAGACGGCTACGCCTGGCGAGAAGATTGAAGCCCTCCGCGCCGCATGCAAGCACCACACGGACCAGACACGCGACGCATCCGCCGGCAAGGGCCAGGACCGCCACCTGTATGCAATGTACTCTCTCATCCAGCGCGAGGTCCGccacgccgaggccgcagGCCAGACACCTCCCCCAATTCCGGCCATCTTCACCGACCAGGCCTACTCTGACCTGGGTTCGTCGaccctctccacctccaacTGCGGTAACCCCGCACTGCGCCTGTTCGGCTTTGGACCAGTCACTCCCGAGGGCTACGGCATCGGCTACAtcatcaaggacgagggTATCAGCGTCTGCATGAGCTCCAAGCACCTCCAGACTCGCCGGTTACTCAAGACGCTCCAGCGCTACTTTATGGAGGTGCGCTCGCTTCTCATCCAGCTGTGGCGTGAGGCCAACGAGCGTCCAGAGGCGTTCATCGACCACTCGGGCGTCATGCGCGACGCGCGTACCGGCCGCCGCCTTAGCGACCACGAGATGGACGGTGTTGATGATGGCGTCcttgatgaggaggagctgttTGGCGGGTTCGGATACTTTGACGTCGGGACGCCAACGATTCGCGACCAGacgcgcaagcgccgcgcTACCATTGGCAAGATGATCCCCGTCCAGGAGTACTAG
- the TAH18 gene encoding uncharacterized protein (Component of the cytosolic iron-sulfur (Fe-S) protein assembly (CIA) machinery. Required for the maturation of extramitochondrial Fe-S proteins. Part of an electron transfer chain functioning in an early step of cytosolic Fe-S biogenesis. Transfers electrons from NADPH to the Fe-S cluster of DRE2. Positively controls H(2)O(2)-induced cell death) — MATTTGSPSAAAEHPTQHFSHVNHHHSPSPPPDNGEPKHVLILYASETGDAQDVAERTARAFRAHHRRAVTISMDAYDIADLPHEPLLILITSTHGRGEPPPAMRGLWGKLIRAGLPNHILEDVHYSVYGLGDSSYERFCFAGKMLARRMDSLGAQSLVEPAWGDERAPDGIEETFLPWLERTLAAIVPYLPGPSRAPRPDTDLPPPIYQLEPVADGNVAKEMDRLRLAGAELRDSNAEYTDIPPTDAGVNGSGSDVNGIANSARAMVYHPAGWHWSTLKHNKRVTAPGWWQDVREVELELAPGVTYPPGAICALQPRCSDAEVDTFLESNKLEAEADKVFIIRSTVPDQPLPAHLPSGPTTLRTLLTHHLDLRSPPRKSFFEWLRRLSKDEREQERLDDFISDPDEIHDYATRPKRTSLETLADFRMTTIPMSHILEVIGPLRRRQFSIASDSEAHPGKIQLLIALVDYKTNLKIPRVGLCSSWLVTLPEGTRIPYTLLPPTLHLPADNVPVILVGPGTGVAPMRAFLEARVRRGAAKDTALYFGFRSRTADLYFPTDWEEAEAAGAHVCLAPSRDGKDKVYVQDLIRKDAAMINDWVTKRGAHVYVCGSTNAMPRAVREAIAWCISSDGAGTLSATEAEEYVDAMFDGDRGGEESW, encoded by the exons ATGGCCACCACTACCGGCTCGCCCTCAGCCGCGGCTGAACATCCTACGCAGCACTTTTCGCACGTGaaccaccaccactcgccctcacccccGCCGGACAACGGCGAACCGAAGCATGTCCTCATCCTGTATGCGTCGGAGACGGGCGACGCGCAGGACGTGGCCGAGAGAACGGCCCGAGCGTTCCGTGCCCATCACCGCCGGGCAGTCACCATAAGCATGGACGCGTACGACATTGCGGACTTGCCCCATGAGCCGCtgctcatcctcatcaccaGCACACACGGTCGTGGCGAGCCACCTCCCGCGATGCGTGGGCTGTGGGGCAAGCTCATCCGTGCCGGCCTCCCAAACCACATTCTCGAGG ACGTACACTATTCGGTGTATGGGCTCGGGGACTCGTCGTACGAACGCTTCTGTTTTGCGGGTAAGATGCTCGCGCGCAGAATGGATagcctcggcgcgcagaGTCTTGTGGAGCCTGCGTGGGgtgacgagcgcgcgccaGACGG AATCGAGGAGACGTTCCTGCCATGGCTGGAGCGCACGCTCGCAGCCATCGTGCCGTACCTCCCTGgcccgtcgcgcgcgcctcgtccagACACCGATCTCCCACCTCCTATCTATCAGCTGGAGCCGGTCGCGGACGGAAACGTCGCGAAAGAAATGGACCGGCTACGCCTTGCCGGCGCAGAGTTGAGGGACTCGAACGCAGAGTACACTGACATCCCTCCAACGGACGCCGGCGTGaacggcagcggcagcgacgTCAACGGCATCGCGAACAGCGCACGCGCGATGGTCTACCATCCTGCTGGGTGGCACTGGTCGACGTTGAAGCATAACAAGCGCGTTACGGCGCCAGGCTGGTGGCAGGATGTGCgtgaggtcgagctggagctCGCGCCTGGAGT AACATATCCTCCCGGAGCTATCTGCGCACTCCAGCCGCGATGctccgacgccgaggtcgacacATTCTTAGAGTCTaacaagctcgaggcagaggcagaCAAAGTGTTCATCATTCGCTCGACAGTCCCTG accAGCCCCTTCCGGCACATCTACCTTCCGGGCCGACAACGCTCCGTACCCTCCTGACGCATCACCTCGACCTGCGCAGTCCGCCACGGAAGAGCTTCTTCGAGTGGCTGCGACGGCTCAgcaaggacgagcgcgagcaggaGCGCCTTGATGATTTTATCTCTGATCCT GACGAGATCCATGACTACGCTACGCGCCCAAAGCGAACGAGTCTGGAGACCCTCGCCGACTTCCGCATGACCACTATCCCCATGTCGCACATCCTGGAAGTCATAGGACCGCTGCGGAGACGCCAGTTCTCCATTGCCAGTGATTCTGAG GCGCATCCCGGCAAGATCCAactcctcatcgccctGGTCGACTACAAGACCAACCTCAAGATCCCACGCGTGGGACTGTGCTCGTCATGGCTGGTCACGCTGCCAGAAG GAACCCGCATCCCGTACACGCTGCTTCCACCAACTCTTCATCTTCCTGCTGACAATGTCCCCGTGATTCTCGTAGGTCCGGGAACGGGCGTCGCGCCTATGCGAGCTTTCCTGGAAGCACGCGTGCGGCGCGGAGCCGCCAAGG ataCGGCGCTGTACTTTGGCTTCCGTTCTCGTACGGCTGACTTGTACTTCCCGACCGACTGGGAAGAGGCAGAGGCTGCCGGGGCGCATGTGTGCCTCGCTCCCTCACGagacggcaaggacaaggtgTATGTGCAGGATCTCATCCGCAAGGACGCAGCCATGATCAACGACTGGGTTACCAAGCGTGGCGCTCACGTCTATGTGTGTGG GTCCACGAACGCAATGCCCCGTGCGGTGCGTGAAGCAATCGCCTGGTGCATCAGCTCGGATGGTGCAGGGACGCTTTCCGCCACTGAGGCGGAGGAGTACGTGGACGCAATGTTTGATGGCGACcgtggaggagaggagagtTGGTAG